A genomic window from Sphingomonas hankookensis includes:
- a CDS encoding MFS transporter, protein MLEPQDEVSEREVQQGLRALLVDASFATAIGALNSGVVLLALALHVGVSTVQIGILAAIPLFTQILQAPAVSLVERLRTRRRISVISVFLARLALPIYAVVPFIPDRNVAAASLMAAALLHYGLNAVGACSWNSWMRDLVPEEELGRFFARRTLFGTAVSAVATIVGAYALQQAGTDRAFGNSIFCGLYLFGFACGLVSTVALARVPEPRMPPGSDDVPIRRLLTGPLRDRNFRQMLRYLASWQFAVNLATPFFTVYFVRELGFGMGFVLIFSFISQIANLAVIRGWGRLSDHFSNKSVLSVATPLFIFSIVAMAFASDVDGMTARSAYLVMLHIIMGAAAAGVGLASGNIVLKLSPGGAATGYLASNAIIGAIAAGMAPIIGGWASDFFAARKLTLAVRWTSPEGAAELGVMFTHWEFFFLVSAVIGLYALHRLSLVQESGFTGRREVVSHIVYSARRNLGNISSVTGLREAMSFPAGELIKLRERKMAIIQGLQERLRSSLSLSTRRQVTGWVLEAGYAVPPPDPSLDDLLDRIA, encoded by the coding sequence GTGCTGGAACCGCAGGATGAGGTGTCCGAACGGGAGGTACAGCAGGGCCTGAGGGCCTTGCTGGTCGACGCCTCCTTCGCCACCGCCATAGGCGCCCTTAACAGCGGCGTGGTGCTCCTTGCGCTCGCGCTGCATGTCGGCGTGAGTACGGTCCAGATCGGCATATTGGCCGCCATCCCCCTGTTCACCCAGATCTTGCAGGCACCCGCAGTTTCGCTGGTGGAGCGGTTGCGCACGCGCCGCCGCATCTCCGTCATCAGTGTTTTTCTCGCGCGGCTCGCCCTGCCCATCTACGCCGTCGTGCCGTTCATCCCCGACCGTAATGTCGCCGCCGCATCCCTGATGGCGGCGGCCCTGTTGCACTACGGCCTCAACGCGGTGGGTGCGTGTAGCTGGAACAGCTGGATGCGCGACCTCGTGCCGGAGGAGGAGCTTGGGCGTTTCTTTGCCCGGCGGACCCTGTTCGGCACGGCGGTTAGCGCGGTCGCTACTATTGTCGGAGCCTACGCGCTCCAGCAGGCTGGGACGGACCGGGCTTTCGGCAACAGCATCTTCTGCGGCCTCTACCTTTTCGGCTTCGCTTGCGGTCTCGTCAGCACGGTCGCGCTCGCCCGCGTGCCGGAGCCACGTATGCCCCCCGGCAGTGACGATGTGCCGATCCGGCGGTTGCTGACCGGGCCGCTGCGCGACAGGAACTTCCGGCAGATGCTGCGCTATCTTGCAAGCTGGCAATTCGCCGTGAACCTCGCAACGCCGTTCTTCACCGTCTATTTCGTGCGCGAACTCGGCTTCGGCATGGGGTTCGTGCTGATCTTCAGCTTCATCAGCCAGATCGCGAACCTCGCCGTCATCCGGGGATGGGGCCGCCTGAGCGATCATTTCTCCAACAAGTCGGTGCTGAGCGTGGCCACGCCACTGTTCATCTTCTCCATCGTCGCCATGGCCTTTGCCAGCGATGTGGACGGCATGACAGCCCGGTCCGCCTATCTCGTCATGCTGCACATCATCATGGGCGCGGCGGCGGCGGGCGTGGGGCTGGCTTCCGGCAATATCGTGCTGAAGCTCAGCCCCGGCGGCGCGGCGACCGGCTATCTCGCCTCCAACGCCATTATCGGCGCAATCGCCGCCGGCATGGCGCCCATCATCGGCGGCTGGGCCAGCGACTTCTTCGCCGCGCGCAAGCTCACCCTTGCCGTGCGATGGACCAGCCCTGAGGGCGCGGCCGAACTCGGCGTCATGTTCACGCACTGGGAATTCTTCTTCCTCGTATCGGCCGTGATTGGCCTCTATGCCCTCCATCGCCTGAGCCTCGTTCAGGAAAGCGGCTTCACCGGCCGCAGGGAGGTGGTGTCCCACATCGTCTACTCTGCCCGCCGCAACCTCGGCAACATCTCCTCAGTGACGGGACTTCGCGAAGCGATGAGCTTCCCCGCCGGTGAACTCATCAAGCTGCGCGAGCGCAAGATGGCGATCATCCAGGGCCTGCAGGAGCGGCTGCGGAGCAGCCTCAGCCTCAGCACCAGGCGGCAAGTCACGGGATGGGTGCTGGAGGCGGGCTATGCGGTGCCCCCGCCTGATCCTTCGCTGGACGATCTGCTCGACAGGATTGCATGA